The following proteins come from a genomic window of Maribacter sp. HTCC2170:
- a CDS encoding alpha/beta hydrolase family esterase — protein MKTLISICVLSFTFLVFNFNACRPQHTPKDNKDQTYTIQFQGYERDYIVHVPPEAQMQKPAPLLFHLHGGGGTAKGTAGLTFNRFNDLADRDGFIVVYPNAIKKNWNDGRKLEEVKAWKENIDDVGFIREIVSNLQDKYNIDSSRIFTTGMSNGGFMSSRLLCDASDIFRGGAILTASLSKDYIPKCDPVKPVAVMVMNGTDDPLVPYDGGQVRVFKKNRGEIVSTDDYMTFWKGKNGCTVEKNTIELPNTSDDGTTVSVEEYEACQDGGALVLYKINGGGHTWPGGKQYLGKRWIGKTNRDIVACDVIWDFFKNLPEAD, from the coding sequence ATGAAAACATTGATCTCAATTTGTGTATTATCATTCACCTTTTTGGTATTTAATTTCAACGCCTGCAGACCACAACATACCCCAAAGGATAATAAGGATCAAACCTATACTATTCAGTTTCAAGGCTACGAGCGCGATTATATAGTGCATGTACCCCCAGAAGCCCAAATGCAAAAACCTGCACCTCTACTCTTTCACCTCCATGGTGGTGGTGGAACGGCAAAGGGCACAGCAGGACTAACTTTTAATCGTTTCAATGATTTGGCAGATCGCGACGGTTTTATCGTGGTGTACCCTAATGCAATCAAAAAGAATTGGAATGATGGCCGAAAACTCGAAGAGGTAAAAGCATGGAAAGAAAACATTGATGATGTTGGATTTATTCGTGAAATAGTCTCGAATTTACAGGACAAGTATAACATCGACAGCTCCCGAATCTTCACAACAGGAATGTCCAACGGTGGTTTTATGTCTTCCCGATTGTTATGTGATGCCTCCGACATATTTAGGGGTGGTGCTATTTTAACCGCTTCACTTTCCAAGGATTATATACCCAAATGTGACCCGGTAAAACCGGTAGCAGTAATGGTCATGAACGGTACTGATGACCCGTTGGTCCCTTACGATGGCGGTCAAGTCAGGGTGTTTAAAAAAAACAGGGGTGAAATTGTTTCTACCGATGATTATATGACGTTTTGGAAAGGAAAAAATGGGTGCACTGTTGAAAAAAACACTATTGAACTACCAAATACATCAGATGATGGGACTACGGTCAGTGTTGAAGAATATGAAGCCTGCCAAGATGGTGGAGCTTTAGTGCTTTATAAAATAAATGGTGGAGGACACACTTGGCCGGGAGGCAAGCAATATTTAGGCAAACGTTGGATCGGTAAAACCAATCGCGATATTGTGGCCTGTGATGTAATCTGGGACTTTTTTAAAAACTTGCCCGAAGCTGATTAG
- a CDS encoding class I SAM-dependent methyltransferase, with amino-acid sequence MATAYDPITAKHYAAYRPSLHLPILKKVLDDDYFTLGLDVGCGTGQSAVALTTLYDKVIAIEPSESMLQNAIPHNQVEYQLCNGVDLEFNPNTFEVITFAGVLYYCKSQQLLEEVEKVSKSGAKVIIYDFEILLNDTFEQLGVIPPTKQQLDYDHETNFTDLKLRKLKLEHKAKEQISFDISPTNLAHLLLADNDHYNLLAKKYGTTDIFTTLSDQLHTTAQTKNLTVKAQVFYSMYSHL; translated from the coding sequence ATGGCAACAGCATACGACCCCATTACCGCAAAACATTACGCAGCATATAGGCCTTCGTTACATTTACCTATTCTAAAAAAAGTGCTGGACGATGACTATTTTACTCTGGGGTTGGATGTAGGCTGCGGCACCGGTCAATCTGCTGTGGCATTGACCACTTTATATGATAAAGTAATAGCTATTGAACCAAGTGAGTCAATGCTTCAAAATGCCATACCCCATAACCAAGTGGAATATCAATTATGCAATGGTGTGGATCTAGAATTTAACCCCAACACCTTTGAAGTAATTACCTTCGCCGGTGTATTGTATTACTGCAAATCCCAACAGCTACTCGAAGAGGTTGAAAAAGTTTCTAAATCCGGGGCTAAAGTCATCATCTATGATTTTGAAATTTTATTGAATGATACTTTTGAACAGCTTGGAGTAATCCCTCCAACAAAACAACAATTGGACTATGACCATGAAACCAATTTTACGGACCTGAAACTCCGAAAATTGAAACTGGAACATAAAGCTAAAGAACAGATTTCCTTCGATATCAGCCCAACTAATTTGGCCCATCTGTTACTGGCAGATAATGATCATTACAACCTGCTTGCCAAGAAGTATGGAACAACAGACATATTTACCACCTTATCGGATCAATTACATACAACGGCCCAAACCAAAAACCTTACTGTCAAGGCACAGGTCTTTTATAGCATGTATTCACATTTATAA
- a CDS encoding serine hydrolase domain-containing protein has protein sequence MSSIKFHHHLIPKTNKIVLLVLIAVLFSCKQKGESTKAIATNNSPITDSLTTALRKIHGQGFINGFSVAVVNDSAVLYTKGFGFSNVAANKPYTKNTIQNIASISKTFIGISLLKAQELGKLKLDDPINDYLPYAVKNPYYPEIPITIRHLATHTSTILDTDYYGMSYVMKEPLQSLDTTKVNVPDYFNGPETRIPLNDFLEKMLTEKGASYKKEGFLNNQPGAHYEYSNCAATLAALVIEVATGTSFPEFTQTHILDPLGMTGSGWSFDAINLEDHSVLYNDIQTPLPLYSLITYPDGGFTTSSADLAKYLNELMKGFTGKGTLLQADSYTELFKKQLNPSHHNTEDGEEQSGDEHNSGIFMGFRANGQIGHSGGDPGVSTHMFFDPKTKLGRILIVNTELEQEGFEELIAIGKALTKFGNKLND, from the coding sequence ATGTCATCGATCAAATTCCATCATCACCTAATTCCGAAAACAAATAAAATTGTACTACTTGTACTGATTGCCGTATTGTTTTCCTGCAAGCAAAAAGGGGAATCCACTAAAGCAATTGCTACGAACAATTCACCAATCACCGATTCTCTGACCACAGCGCTTCGCAAAATTCACGGGCAAGGCTTTATTAACGGATTTTCCGTTGCCGTTGTAAACGATTCCGCTGTTTTATACACCAAAGGTTTCGGTTTTTCTAATGTAGCTGCCAATAAACCCTATACCAAGAATACAATTCAGAATATAGCTTCTATATCAAAGACTTTCATTGGAATTTCACTGCTTAAAGCGCAGGAATTGGGAAAATTAAAACTGGATGATCCCATCAATGACTATTTACCCTATGCGGTCAAAAATCCGTATTACCCAGAAATTCCAATAACCATTCGTCATTTGGCAACCCATACCTCAACTATATTGGATACCGATTATTACGGAATGTCCTATGTGATGAAAGAGCCCTTGCAAAGTTTGGATACCACCAAAGTAAATGTTCCAGATTATTTTAACGGACCTGAAACGCGAATTCCCTTAAATGACTTCTTGGAAAAAATGCTTACTGAAAAAGGGGCATCATATAAAAAAGAAGGGTTTTTAAACAATCAACCCGGCGCACATTATGAATATTCAAACTGTGCCGCAACTCTTGCTGCCCTGGTTATCGAAGTTGCCACGGGAACCTCTTTTCCTGAATTCACCCAGACACACATTTTGGACCCTTTGGGAATGACCGGCTCAGGTTGGTCTTTTGATGCCATAAATTTGGAGGATCACTCCGTCTTGTATAACGATATTCAAACGCCACTACCACTCTATTCATTGATAACCTATCCTGATGGCGGATTTACCACTTCAAGCGCTGATTTGGCGAAATATCTTAATGAATTAATGAAAGGCTTTACGGGAAAAGGCACTTTATTACAGGCAGATAGTTATACCGAACTATTCAAGAAACAATTAAACCCCTCGCACCACAACACTGAAGACGGGGAAGAACAATCGGGAGACGAGCACAATTCCGGTATTTTCATGGGCTTTAGGGCAAACGGACAAATTGGTCATTCCGGTGGTGATCCCGGAGTTTCTACCCATATGTTCTTTGATCCGAAAACCAAGTTGGGAAGAATCTTGATTGTGAATACCGAACTGGAACAGGAAGGGTTTGAAGAACTGATTGCCATTGGAAAAGCCTTGACCAAATTTGGGAACAAGTTGAACGATTAA
- a CDS encoding TlpA family protein disulfide reductase — protein sequence MKRFLIALLIGIFILNTSCNTKEKDPNATIEVFETYSELQTLIDDNEDGVTVLNFWSTTCAPCIKEMPHFNELETAYQSEGLKIILVNLEKTKRLDSHIYPFVKKHKINPEVVVLTDQNYRIWTDNIDTSWYGALPATLILKGDKRNFRFGSYETYEDLKADVDKVMLQ from the coding sequence ATGAAACGCTTTTTGATAGCACTTCTTATTGGTATTTTTATACTGAACACTTCCTGTAACACTAAAGAAAAAGACCCCAATGCCACTATTGAGGTTTTCGAAACCTATTCAGAATTACAAACCTTGATTGATGATAATGAAGATGGAGTAACGGTACTTAATTTTTGGTCCACCACCTGCGCCCCCTGTATCAAAGAAATGCCCCATTTTAATGAGTTGGAAACAGCATACCAAAGCGAGGGACTCAAAATTATATTGGTGAACCTGGAAAAGACAAAACGGTTGGATTCCCATATTTACCCCTTTGTAAAAAAACACAAGATAAATCCCGAAGTGGTGGTGCTTACGGACCAGAACTATAGAATCTGGACAGATAATATAGATACCTCTTGGTATGGCGCTCTCCCTGCAACCTTAATCCTTAAAGGTGACAAAAGAAACTTTAGGTTTGGCAGTTATGAGACCTATGAAGATCTAAAAGCCGATGTTGATAAAGTCATGCTTCAATGA
- a CDS encoding aldo/keto reductase, translating to MKKRILGKTGFEITEIGTGTWQVGGKWGNPFSHDNADAILNATIDNGVNFIDTADVYSDGESEKAVGRLVRSRSERIYVATKCGRRISPHNDAGYTPKVLRNHVEDSLKNMGLETIDLIQLHCPPTETFYRPEIFDLFNDLKKEGKILNLGVSVKLVDQAIKAMEYDNVTSVQIIFNMLRQLPSEKLFTEAKKKNVGILARVPLASGLLTGKFSTSTTFGKDDHRAPIREKEAFSNNEAFGGLDFTKGLEAVEEIKSIFGNETKLSALALKWILMHPEVSCVIPGASSTDQVLSNIQAAEFPALTAEQMTQIKQIYEKHISPNLAHVLW from the coding sequence ATGAAAAAACGCATCCTAGGTAAAACCGGATTTGAAATCACTGAAATAGGAACAGGAACTTGGCAAGTTGGCGGAAAATGGGGTAACCCTTTTAGTCACGACAATGCAGATGCAATTTTGAATGCGACCATTGACAACGGGGTCAATTTTATTGATACTGCCGATGTGTATAGCGATGGTGAAAGCGAAAAAGCCGTAGGTCGTCTTGTACGTTCAAGAAGCGAACGTATTTATGTGGCCACAAAATGCGGACGGCGGATTTCTCCACACAATGATGCTGGTTATACCCCTAAAGTATTGCGCAACCATGTTGAAGACAGTCTTAAGAATATGGGATTGGAAACCATAGATTTAATTCAATTGCATTGCCCACCAACCGAAACATTTTACCGACCTGAAATTTTTGATCTGTTCAACGATTTAAAGAAAGAAGGGAAAATATTGAACCTTGGAGTCAGCGTAAAATTGGTGGACCAGGCTATAAAGGCTATGGAATATGATAATGTCACCTCGGTACAGATTATTTTCAATATGTTAAGGCAACTCCCTTCTGAAAAATTATTTACTGAGGCCAAGAAAAAAAATGTGGGCATTTTGGCAAGAGTACCACTAGCAAGTGGACTCTTAACTGGAAAATTCTCTACCTCAACAACTTTCGGTAAAGACGACCATCGTGCCCCAATTAGAGAAAAAGAGGCATTTAGCAATAACGAGGCTTTCGGAGGTTTGGATTTCACCAAAGGTCTTGAAGCCGTTGAAGAGATAAAAAGCATTTTTGGAAATGAAACTAAATTGTCGGCCTTGGCCCTTAAATGGATTTTAATGCATCCTGAAGTCAGTTGTGTAATTCCAGGTGCTTCGAGCACGGATCAGGTGCTATCTAATATACAGGCAGCTGAATTTCCTGCATTGACGGCTGAACAAATGACCCAAATAAAACAGATTTACGAAAAACATATCTCACCTAATTTAGCACATGTACTTTGGTAG
- a CDS encoding CPBP family intramembrane glutamic endopeptidase, giving the protein MMTNKPTTPQTNIKEVYKTLALFLLLLLVFSAIWYYAILKLNPTSMYVGALMLSPALAAFVTLKIKGRPLSSLPWSLKRLKHLRLSYIIPVLYIAIAYALIWVFGFGTVWNENTLQDWASTLGFENSGSSNIIIAMVFLFATVGVVKNLGSTLGEEIGWRGFFIFELRKVCSFNGVAIISGLVWAVWHWPIIWLMYNSGGNLLFHIGAFTLMILGMSVILAYYTFKSNSLWPAALYHSVHNIYIQKIFTPLTVTNEESTFWIDEYGLMIPIVTTIFAIYFWRKAKQEQL; this is encoded by the coding sequence ATGATGACCAATAAGCCAACAACACCTCAGACGAATATCAAAGAAGTATATAAGACCCTAGCGCTATTTTTACTTTTACTACTGGTTTTCAGTGCCATTTGGTATTATGCCATTCTAAAATTAAACCCCACCAGTATGTATGTGGGGGCGCTAATGCTGTCACCAGCACTGGCCGCTTTTGTTACCCTAAAAATAAAAGGCAGACCGCTTTCAAGCCTACCATGGAGTTTGAAAAGGCTAAAACACCTAAGGTTATCCTATATTATTCCTGTGCTCTATATCGCAATTGCCTATGCGCTTATTTGGGTGTTCGGTTTTGGTACGGTATGGAATGAGAATACCCTTCAGGATTGGGCATCTACATTAGGTTTTGAAAATAGTGGTAGTTCCAACATAATTATTGCCATGGTCTTTTTGTTTGCAACCGTTGGGGTCGTTAAAAACCTTGGTTCTACATTGGGTGAGGAAATAGGATGGCGTGGGTTCTTTATTTTTGAACTTCGAAAAGTATGTTCTTTTAACGGGGTTGCAATTATCAGTGGATTGGTCTGGGCTGTATGGCACTGGCCTATTATCTGGCTTATGTATAATAGCGGTGGTAACCTGTTGTTTCATATAGGTGCTTTTACCCTTATGATTTTGGGTATGTCGGTTATCTTGGCATATTATACTTTTAAATCGAACAGCTTATGGCCAGCAGCTTTGTATCACTCTGTACATAATATCTACATTCAAAAGATTTTTACCCCCTTGACGGTCACAAATGAGGAATCCACTTTTTGGATTGATGAATACGGACTTATGATTCCTATTGTCACCACCATATTCGCTATTTACTTTTGGCGAAAGGCCAAGCAAGAGCAGTTGTAA
- a CDS encoding diacylglycerol/lipid kinase family protein has translation MNIVFVVNNKNNRLAKVLPKLEQYFEKANMGNVQFISTLREKHAIELARQATENSCDYLIAVGGDGTLHEVINGVLQANLPANAYPVLGLLPYGSANDFARTAGITNSIEELIRLIQSNTTQKINLGKIVLQQNHETRYFINIAGVGLGAEVAQNLAQSKSGFGPSFNYYKHIIKGFWAYTKKEVSCTSSTWRWKGKLLQMAVANGRYFGNAICIAPDAKLSDGQFQVAIFGDLSIWDYLKNLGNLKKGVKIKLPEVSYHTAKEVLLESNEACGIEADGEYVGLAPATISVVPKAIRFLMPSSIQTDDNSPG, from the coding sequence ATGAACATTGTCTTTGTAGTCAACAACAAAAACAACCGCTTAGCAAAGGTGCTTCCAAAACTTGAGCAATACTTCGAGAAAGCGAATATGGGTAATGTTCAGTTCATTTCGACCCTACGAGAAAAACATGCGATTGAATTGGCCAGACAAGCCACTGAAAACAGTTGCGATTATTTGATTGCCGTTGGGGGCGATGGCACCTTGCACGAAGTTATAAATGGCGTGTTGCAAGCTAACCTACCAGCCAATGCGTACCCTGTTCTAGGATTGCTCCCCTATGGTTCTGCCAATGATTTTGCTAGAACGGCAGGCATCACCAATTCCATTGAAGAATTGATTAGATTGATCCAATCCAATACCACCCAAAAGATAAACCTTGGAAAAATAGTGTTGCAGCAGAACCATGAAACCCGCTATTTTATAAATATAGCAGGCGTTGGTTTGGGTGCAGAAGTGGCTCAAAACCTTGCCCAATCTAAAAGTGGCTTTGGTCCTAGTTTTAATTACTACAAGCACATTATAAAAGGGTTTTGGGCCTATACCAAAAAAGAGGTGAGCTGTACAAGTAGCACCTGGCGGTGGAAAGGCAAGTTGCTACAAATGGCAGTGGCCAACGGCCGTTACTTTGGCAATGCCATCTGCATTGCCCCTGATGCCAAACTTAGCGACGGGCAGTTTCAAGTAGCTATTTTTGGGGATTTGAGTATTTGGGACTATCTAAAAAACCTTGGTAATTTAAAAAAAGGGGTGAAAATAAAGCTACCAGAGGTTAGCTATCATACTGCCAAAGAAGTACTTCTCGAAAGCAACGAGGCTTGTGGCATTGAGGCCGATGGCGAATATGTAGGCCTTGCACCTGCTACCATAAGCGTAGTACCAAAAGCTATCCGCTTTTTAATGCCTTCCAGTATTCAAACGGATGATAATTCACCTGGATGA
- a CDS encoding Bor family protein — MIKRTMKMAAILFASSMLLTSCYSYTSVVGRGAQENSETTEWNHYLIGGLAPVDVSDSKEMAQGAENYTVHTRQSFVNGLLSVLTCGIYTPTITTVSK, encoded by the coding sequence ATGATAAAAAGAACAATGAAAATGGCAGCTATTTTATTTGCTTCTTCAATGTTACTAACCTCTTGTTATTCATACACAAGTGTTGTTGGTAGAGGAGCACAAGAAAATAGTGAGACAACCGAATGGAACCATTATTTAATTGGTGGTTTAGCCCCTGTTGACGTTTCAGATTCTAAAGAAATGGCTCAGGGAGCAGAAAATTACACTGTGCACACTAGACAATCATTTGTGAATGGTTTACTTTCTGTATTGACCTGTGGTATTTATACACCAACAATAACAACTGTTAGCAAATAG
- a CDS encoding carbon-nitrogen hydrolase family protein, whose product MNIALWGLFEFDEKWMTIVFGLIRSTILAIIWFLPFMLDRILYPKFSNKGARSTLIFPLLTTAIFFLSSLEGPFDDGSGTLSSFGHGYSTLVFTQVRSLLGIWILIFIHSWLFAIVNYLWENQFKWIKIKKIAITYLSVIVLTFLFGVVKTSLQFAPKSNTVKIAAVVLIPENGEVIPMSRIFDSRTTSPFEQTISRIERLTKKAVKGGAKIVSFQEFAMVINQVDESKLREHYKRIAKENNTYLSITYAYFSKEGKGENKHLFINGNGEILLDYTKRYLLGIGPFGEASVFKKGPEIIQSTKTPYGTIGISICRDMGFPSFIRQAAKDKVDIMLSPSYDWPKSPSAWYLTSTIENGFSFVRPTYNGYSYAADYNGKVLAHMDSDQSVEGIMYSDVPVKGIKVLYPVFGDVMGWLCVIVMIVLIGFRFLKKSSVYSDKAIPL is encoded by the coding sequence ATGAATATTGCCCTTTGGGGATTATTCGAGTTCGATGAAAAATGGATGACCATTGTTTTTGGCCTTATAAGAAGTACCATATTGGCTATTATTTGGTTTCTGCCTTTTATGCTCGATCGAATACTATATCCAAAATTCAGTAATAAAGGAGCAAGGTCAACCCTGATATTTCCTTTACTGACAACAGCCATTTTCTTCCTTTCATCACTAGAAGGACCATTTGATGATGGCTCAGGAACTTTAAGTTCGTTTGGTCATGGTTATAGCACATTAGTGTTTACACAAGTTCGTTCTTTGCTGGGAATATGGATCCTGATCTTTATTCACTCTTGGTTATTCGCTATTGTTAACTACCTATGGGAAAATCAGTTCAAGTGGATCAAGATCAAAAAAATAGCCATTACTTATCTTTCTGTAATAGTATTGACCTTTCTATTTGGTGTTGTAAAAACGTCTTTGCAATTCGCTCCAAAATCCAATACTGTTAAAATTGCAGCCGTTGTTCTTATACCTGAAAATGGAGAAGTAATTCCAATGTCTAGGATTTTTGACTCAAGGACAACTTCACCTTTTGAACAAACGATATCAAGGATAGAAAGATTAACAAAAAAAGCAGTTAAAGGAGGAGCGAAAATTGTTTCTTTTCAAGAATTTGCCATGGTTATTAACCAAGTGGATGAAAGTAAGCTAAGAGAACATTATAAACGTATTGCAAAAGAAAACAACACTTATTTAAGCATCACTTATGCTTATTTTTCTAAAGAAGGAAAAGGAGAGAACAAACATCTTTTCATTAATGGGAATGGTGAAATTCTATTGGATTACACAAAAAGGTATCTTCTTGGAATAGGCCCTTTTGGGGAAGCAAGCGTATTTAAGAAAGGACCTGAAATCATTCAATCAACCAAGACTCCTTATGGCACAATAGGAATAAGTATTTGTAGGGATATGGGTTTCCCTTCTTTCATTAGACAAGCTGCAAAAGATAAGGTGGATATCATGCTGTCACCTTCGTATGATTGGCCGAAAAGTCCCTCCGCATGGTATCTGACAAGTACTATTGAAAATGGATTTTCGTTTGTACGTCCTACGTACAACGGCTATTCTTATGCCGCAGATTATAATGGAAAAGTACTTGCTCATATGGATTCAGACCAATCCGTAGAAGGTATTATGTATTCTGATGTTCCTGTTAAAGGTATCAAGGTTTTGTATCCGGTATTTGGTGATGTAATGGGGTGGCTATGTGTCATTGTAATGATTGTGCTCATTGGATTTAGATTTTTAAAAAAAAGCTCGGTTTATTCTGATAAAGCAATTCCATTATAA
- a CDS encoding serine hydrolase domain-containing protein: protein MFNLKKRKKFVLLVFIVLVISLVYAAWPKIPQPPDSVNNVAELDAYLEKLVNSGTPQGLSMVIVKNDSIVYSKGFGWADAPRNIRATPQTVYHWWSITKIPTAIAILQLQEQGKLQLDDPVSKYLSFFKVKYPSDKSSVITIRQLLNHSSGIPDASGLSFAKWIHHDGEPSVDQTAFIKEVFPKYATLAFEPGENTAYTNIGYMLLGAIIEKVSGQPYRNYIRQHILKPLEMNQTDFVYTKEMEPFEAAGSHPTFSFMSPLLYTMIGSYIRETSNKQLWMKRVYTDQEPSSALIGSTMDAARLVRAYLNKGMLDGQRILSEKSIGLMTNDSHIAKGNEDSYYNRQGIGWQVYMEKSGYKLEHNGGGPGFYTMMQIYPSDNLGLILFCNDVTLEKQGWKVLRLGADLNW, encoded by the coding sequence ATGTTTAATTTAAAAAAACGGAAGAAATTTGTACTACTGGTTTTTATCGTATTGGTCATTTCATTGGTATACGCTGCTTGGCCAAAAATTCCGCAACCACCGGACTCGGTCAACAATGTTGCCGAACTTGACGCTTATCTTGAAAAGCTTGTGAATTCAGGCACTCCACAAGGTCTTTCAATGGTTATTGTAAAAAATGACAGCATTGTATACAGCAAAGGCTTTGGCTGGGCAGATGCTCCACGTAACATACGAGCTACACCGCAGACCGTATATCATTGGTGGTCGATTACAAAAATTCCCACTGCTATTGCCATTCTTCAACTTCAAGAGCAGGGCAAACTGCAGTTAGATGACCCTGTTTCAAAGTACCTCTCATTTTTTAAGGTAAAATATCCATCAGATAAAAGCAGTGTTATAACAATACGGCAGTTGCTTAATCATAGCTCAGGAATACCTGATGCCAGCGGACTCAGCTTTGCGAAATGGATTCATCATGATGGAGAACCTTCAGTAGATCAGACGGCATTTATCAAAGAAGTTTTTCCAAAATATGCAACCTTAGCATTTGAACCTGGAGAAAACACGGCCTATACCAATATTGGGTATATGCTTCTGGGTGCCATTATTGAGAAAGTAAGCGGGCAACCCTATAGAAATTACATTAGACAGCACATACTTAAACCACTGGAGATGAATCAGACGGACTTTGTGTACACCAAGGAAATGGAACCTTTTGAGGCAGCCGGTTCACACCCCACTTTTAGTTTTATGTCCCCATTATTGTATACAATGATAGGTTCATATATACGTGAAACATCGAATAAGCAACTGTGGATGAAACGTGTGTACACGGATCAAGAGCCTTCCTCAGCCTTAATAGGTTCTACAATGGATGCTGCACGGCTGGTCAGAGCATATTTGAATAAGGGTATGCTAGATGGGCAACGTATTCTTTCAGAAAAATCAATTGGACTAATGACCAATGATAGCCATATTGCAAAGGGAAATGAGGACTCCTATTATAATAGGCAAGGGATCGGCTGGCAGGTTTATATGGAAAAAAGCGGATACAAACTTGAGCATAACGGTGGCGGTCCCGGTTTCTATACCATGATGCAAATTTATCCCAGTGATAACTTAGGGTTAATTCTATTTTGTAACGATGTTACCCTTGAAAAACAGGGGTGGAAAGTATTGCGCTTGGGCGCTGATTTAAATTGGTGA
- a CDS encoding CPBP family intramembrane glutamic endopeptidase — protein sequence MNKTTRNILAISIAILPVNIIMIWYRLTQTENFTTTDMIVYPLLIGGGISVLIWFLNKYLIKATFKETFNSGKGTWYWDIAIGLGLTAIYFTMFFLERATLYQWIPNRNPPNTELIDTMVDLANNPLLLIIWFGPVLWIGIALFEELSRVFLLKCLWNINKNKNWHIAAIFLASTLIGVAHLYQGTAGIISIGLKSVVVSYYFYKYRRLGPLIISYALYDGIQFAFFIMQFQN from the coding sequence ATGAATAAAACAACACGAAATATTCTTGCCATAAGTATTGCCATTTTACCGGTCAATATTATCATGATTTGGTATCGATTAACACAGACCGAAAATTTCACGACAACTGATATGATTGTTTACCCCTTGCTCATTGGCGGAGGGATAAGCGTTCTTATTTGGTTTCTGAATAAATACTTGATAAAAGCAACTTTTAAAGAAACATTTAATTCAGGAAAAGGAACTTGGTATTGGGATATTGCCATAGGCTTAGGGTTAACTGCTATATATTTTACGATGTTCTTTTTAGAAAGAGCAACCCTTTATCAATGGATACCCAATCGTAATCCCCCAAATACCGAATTGATTGATACCATGGTCGATTTGGCCAATAACCCATTATTGCTGATTATTTGGTTTGGGCCTGTTTTATGGATTGGTATTGCACTATTTGAAGAATTATCAAGAGTGTTTTTACTAAAATGCCTGTGGAATATAAATAAGAACAAGAATTGGCATATTGCTGCCATCTTTTTGGCTTCTACCTTAATTGGGGTAGCACACCTATACCAAGGCACCGCTGGGATAATCTCTATAGGACTTAAAAGTGTGGTTGTGAGTTATTACTTTTATAAATACCGTAGGTTAGGACCGTTGATTATCTCCTACGCGCTGTATGACGGTATACAGTTTGCTTTTTTTATAATGCAATTTCAAAATTAG
- a CDS encoding TfoX/Sxy family protein, which produces MEQLTDLPNIGKTLAAKLIAVGIKTEHELKVVGSKNAIIKIATLANSGVCMNMLFALEGAVQGVRWHGLDNETKQELKEFYRMLNK; this is translated from the coding sequence ATGGAACAATTGACCGATCTTCCAAACATTGGAAAAACGCTTGCAGCGAAGCTTATTGCTGTAGGAATTAAAACCGAACATGAATTAAAAGTTGTGGGAAGTAAAAATGCCATCATAAAGATTGCTACCCTTGCAAACAGTGGCGTTTGTATGAATATGTTATTTGCGCTAGAAGGTGCAGTACAAGGGGTTAGATGGCACGGGCTGGACAATGAGACAAAACAAGAATTGAAAGAATTTTATAGAATGTTGAACAAATAA